Proteins from one Paraburkholderia acidisoli genomic window:
- the gabT gene encoding 4-aminobutyrate--2-oxoglutarate transaminase, with translation MNVSNNADLQSRKNAITPRGVGVMCDFYAERAENAELWDVEGRRFIDFAAGIAVCNTGHRHPKIVAAIKAQLDHFTHTAYQIVPYESYVSLAEKIVARAPGSFAKKAAFFTTGAEAVENAVKIARASTGRPGVIAFAGGFHGRTMMGMALTGKVAPYKLAFGPFPADVYHAPYPNAVHGISTADSLKHIEMLFKADIDPKRVAAIIFEPVQGEGGFYQAPADFVRGLRKICDTHGILLIADEVQTGFARTGKLFAMEHYDVTPDLMTIAKSLAGGMPLSGVVGRAEVMDAAAPGGLGGTYAGNPLAVASAHAVLDIIDEEKLCERANRLGDKLKAKLASLKADVPQIADIRGPGAMNAVEFCQPGTSDADADFTKRVQAAALSRGLLLLVCGVYSNVVRFLFPLTIQDAVFDEALAILEESIKEAVGVPA, from the coding sequence ATGAACGTGTCGAATAACGCCGATCTGCAAAGCCGCAAGAACGCCATTACGCCGCGCGGCGTGGGCGTGATGTGCGACTTCTACGCCGAGCGCGCCGAAAACGCCGAGCTGTGGGACGTCGAGGGCCGCCGCTTTATCGACTTCGCCGCCGGTATCGCCGTCTGCAACACGGGCCACCGTCATCCGAAGATCGTTGCCGCCATCAAGGCGCAGCTCGACCACTTCACGCACACTGCCTACCAGATCGTGCCGTACGAGTCGTACGTCTCGCTCGCCGAAAAGATCGTCGCGCGCGCGCCGGGCAGCTTCGCCAAGAAGGCCGCTTTCTTCACGACGGGCGCCGAAGCCGTCGAAAACGCCGTGAAGATCGCGCGCGCCTCCACGGGCCGCCCCGGCGTGATCGCCTTCGCGGGCGGCTTCCACGGCCGCACGATGATGGGCATGGCGCTCACGGGCAAGGTCGCGCCGTACAAGCTCGCGTTCGGTCCGTTCCCGGCCGACGTCTACCACGCGCCGTATCCGAACGCGGTGCACGGCATCAGCACGGCCGACTCGCTCAAGCACATCGAGATGCTGTTCAAGGCCGACATCGATCCGAAGCGCGTTGCCGCGATCATCTTCGAACCGGTTCAGGGCGAAGGCGGCTTCTACCAGGCGCCGGCCGACTTCGTGCGCGGTCTGCGCAAGATCTGCGACACGCACGGCATCCTGCTGATCGCCGACGAAGTGCAAACGGGCTTCGCGCGCACCGGCAAGCTGTTCGCGATGGAACATTACGACGTCACGCCGGACCTCATGACGATCGCCAAGAGTCTGGCGGGCGGCATGCCGCTCTCGGGCGTGGTCGGCCGCGCGGAAGTCATGGACGCGGCCGCGCCCGGCGGTCTCGGCGGCACGTATGCGGGCAACCCGCTCGCCGTGGCGTCGGCGCACGCGGTGCTCGACATCATCGACGAAGAAAAGCTCTGCGAACGCGCGAACCGGCTCGGCGACAAGCTCAAGGCCAAGCTCGCCTCGCTCAAGGCCGACGTGCCGCAGATCGCCGACATTCGCGGCCCCGGCGCGATGAACGCCGTGGAGTTCTGCCAGCCCGGCACGAGCGACGCCGACGCCGACTTCACGAAGCGCGTGCAAGCCGCCGCGCTGAGCCGCGGCCTGCTGCTGCTCGTGTGCGGCGTGTACTCGAACGTCGTGCGCTTCCTGTTCCCGCTCACGATTCAGGACGCCGTGTTCGACGAAGCGCTCGCGATCCTCGAAGAGTCGATCAAGGAAGCCGTGGGCGTGCCCGCGTAA
- the pdxR gene encoding MocR-like pyridoxine biosynthesis transcription factor PdxR, which produces MRASVLSDWLAQRLDRGSGQPVYRQLHRLLQQAILSRELPAGTRVPSSRLLAAELGIARNTVTQVYEQLVLEGYVTSATGRGTYVADTSPDEIVGALETGVALAPKAKSNVSMPGATSQLTANSVRAPLGLGAGAADGVAKGVRVAGAGIGSRAGFATNAEIASIGSSAEIAETAGIAETPRPTPRALSARGTRLVSSAGVSKRQGGAFMPGVPDVSRFPARVWTRLHNKYWRSLRPDLLTYAPGGGLSLLRHVLADYLRTSRSVRCSPEQIIITTGIHQSIDLAVRLLSDPGDTMWTEDPCYWGVRSVLHVSGLSTRPIAVDSEGLAPSAADFAAPPPKLMLVTPSHQYPLGMVMSLARRRMLLEYARQHRCWIIEDDYDSEFRYGSRPLASLQGLDTAGQVIYVGSFGKTLFPGLRVGYLVAPEALAESFATASAELYREGQLLQQAVLAEFIAEGHFTSHIRKMRALYGQRRLALLDAATRRYGDALPAMGGDAGLHVVMQLPEGADDRAVAEAALARNIVVRPLSGYYASRERAEPGLLIGYACVPDEEIAPAFNTLADAIDATLPEFA; this is translated from the coding sequence ATGCGTGCGAGCGTGCTTTCCGACTGGCTGGCCCAGCGGCTCGACCGCGGCAGCGGTCAGCCCGTGTATCGGCAGCTGCACCGGCTGTTGCAGCAGGCGATCCTGTCGCGCGAATTGCCGGCGGGCACGCGCGTGCCGTCGTCGCGGTTGCTGGCGGCGGAATTGGGTATCGCGCGCAATACGGTCACGCAGGTGTACGAGCAACTCGTGCTCGAGGGCTATGTGACCTCGGCGACCGGGCGCGGCACCTATGTCGCCGATACTTCGCCGGACGAGATCGTGGGCGCGTTGGAAACGGGCGTGGCCCTGGCGCCGAAAGCGAAAAGCAATGTGTCGATGCCGGGCGCGACTTCGCAACTAACTGCCAATTCGGTGCGCGCGCCGCTCGGGTTGGGCGCTGGCGCGGCCGATGGCGTCGCGAAGGGCGTTCGTGTTGCAGGCGCTGGCATTGGCAGCCGCGCTGGTTTCGCTACGAACGCCGAAATCGCCTCAATTGGCTCGAGCGCCGAGATCGCCGAGACCGCCGGCATCGCCGAAACTCCGCGCCCGACCCCGCGCGCACTCTCCGCGCGCGGCACGCGTCTCGTGTCCAGCGCGGGCGTCTCCAAACGCCAGGGCGGCGCGTTCATGCCCGGCGTGCCCGACGTCTCGCGCTTCCCCGCGCGCGTCTGGACCCGTCTGCACAACAAGTACTGGCGCAGCCTGCGCCCCGATCTGCTGACCTATGCGCCCGGCGGCGGTCTCTCGCTGCTGCGCCACGTGCTCGCCGATTACTTGCGCACCTCGCGTTCGGTGCGCTGTTCGCCCGAGCAGATCATCATCACGACCGGCATCCACCAGTCCATCGACCTGGCCGTGCGCCTGCTCTCCGATCCCGGCGATACGATGTGGACCGAAGACCCGTGTTACTGGGGCGTGCGCAGCGTGCTGCACGTATCGGGGCTCAGCACGCGGCCCATTGCCGTCGATAGCGAAGGCCTCGCGCCGTCCGCCGCCGACTTCGCCGCGCCGCCGCCGAAGCTCATGCTCGTCACGCCGTCGCATCAATACCCGCTCGGCATGGTGATGAGCCTCGCGCGCCGCCGCATGCTGCTCGAATACGCGCGTCAGCACCGGTGCTGGATCATCGAGGACGATTACGACAGCGAGTTTCGCTACGGCAGCCGCCCGCTCGCTTCGCTGCAAGGGCTCGACACGGCGGGGCAGGTGATCTACGTGGGCAGCTTCGGCAAGACGCTGTTTCCGGGTTTGCGCGTGGGGTATCTCGTGGCGCCAGAAGCGCTCGCGGAAAGTTTCGCGACGGCGAGCGCCGAGCTGTATCGCGAAGGGCAATTGCTCCAGCAAGCGGTGCTCGCGGAGTTCATCGCCGAAGGGCATTTCACCTCGCATATCCGCAAGATGCGCGCGTTGTACGGCCAGCGGCGTCTGGCGTTGCTCGACGCGGCAACGCGCCGGTACGGCGACGCGTTGCCCGCGATGGGCGGCGACGCGGGCCTGCACGTGGTCATGCAGTTGCCCGAGGGCGCCGACGACCGCGCCGTGGCTGAAGCAGCGCTCGCGCGCAATATCGTCGTGCGGCCGCTCTCCGGCTATTACGCCTCGCGCGAGCGGGCCGAACCGGGTTTGCTGATCGGCTATGCGTGCGTGCCCGACGAGGAGATCGCGCCCGCGTTCAACACGCTCGCCGACGCCATCGACGCAACGTTGCCGGAATTTGCTTAG
- a CDS encoding EamA family transporter, giving the protein MASFVVSLVLLSALMHASWNAFLHLSGDRLWLLGMFSIPYLAVSAVGVCVLPLPAPESWPYIAASAVLELAYCFTLIRAYRSGDFGQIYPIARGLSPLLVFAGAFAFAHEAMRPLAASGVALVSLGIMSLAFRRGMRFSGESVPYALLTGLFIAVYSVIDGLGARLAGNALSYIMWVYLLWNVPQFIIVCKLRGGVAQMFASKSNAARGMIAGLLALSAYCLVIEAFRYLPIATVSALRELSSIFAVLIGWLFMHEKLTARRMIACALVTCGAVLIRL; this is encoded by the coding sequence ATGGCAAGCTTCGTCGTTTCGCTGGTCCTGCTCTCGGCGCTCATGCACGCGAGCTGGAACGCCTTTCTGCATCTCTCCGGCGACCGTCTCTGGCTGCTCGGCATGTTCTCCATTCCGTACCTTGCCGTGAGCGCGGTCGGCGTGTGCGTGCTGCCGCTGCCCGCGCCCGAAAGCTGGCCGTATATCGCGGCTTCAGCGGTACTGGAACTGGCTTATTGCTTCACGCTGATACGCGCGTACCGCAGCGGCGACTTCGGGCAAATCTACCCGATCGCGCGCGGGCTTTCGCCGCTCCTCGTGTTCGCAGGCGCATTCGCGTTCGCGCACGAAGCGATGCGCCCGCTCGCGGCTTCGGGCGTCGCGCTGGTCTCGCTCGGCATCATGTCGCTGGCGTTCCGGCGCGGCATGCGCTTTTCCGGCGAAAGCGTGCCGTATGCGCTCCTCACGGGCTTGTTCATCGCCGTGTACTCGGTCATCGACGGACTCGGTGCGCGCCTCGCGGGCAACGCGCTGAGTTACATCATGTGGGTGTATCTGCTCTGGAACGTGCCGCAATTCATCATCGTGTGCAAGCTGCGCGGCGGCGTGGCGCAGATGTTCGCCTCGAAGTCGAACGCCGCGCGCGGCATGATCGCGGGCCTGCTCGCGCTGAGCGCGTATTGCCTCGTGATCGAAGCGTTCCGTTATTTGCCGATCGCGACGGTGTCCGCATTGCGCGAGCTTTCGTCGATTTTCGCGGTGCTGATCGGCTGGCTCTTCATGCACGAAAAACTCACGGCGCGCCGCATGATCGCGTGCGCGCTCGTGACGTGCGGCGCGGTGTTGATCCGGCTTTGA
- the phnE gene encoding phosphonate ABC transporter, permease protein PhnE — protein MLGFAWHGADMRPLDLFSDSANMGTFARGFFPPDFSEWRTYVHEMWVTLAVAMWGTALAIVCAVPFGLMSAHNLAPAWVLHPVRRLMDACRAINEMVFAMLFIVAVGLGPFAGVLALWVHTTGVLAKLFAEAVEAIDPRPVEGVRATGASPLDEIVYGVLPQVLPLWISFALYRFESNVRSAMVVGMVGAGGIGVVLYEEIRSFDYQQTCAVLIMVIVVVTAIDLVSARLRARVI, from the coding sequence ATGCTCGGCTTTGCCTGGCACGGCGCGGACATGCGGCCGCTCGATCTGTTCTCCGACTCCGCGAACATGGGCACGTTCGCGCGCGGCTTCTTCCCGCCCGACTTCAGCGAGTGGCGCACCTACGTGCATGAAATGTGGGTGACGCTCGCGGTGGCGATGTGGGGCACGGCGCTGGCCATCGTCTGCGCGGTGCCGTTCGGCTTGATGTCGGCGCACAATCTCGCGCCCGCGTGGGTGCTGCATCCCGTGCGCCGCTTGATGGACGCGTGCCGCGCCATCAACGAAATGGTGTTCGCGATGCTGTTCATCGTGGCCGTGGGACTCGGGCCGTTCGCGGGTGTGCTGGCGCTCTGGGTGCACACCACGGGCGTGCTCGCGAAGCTCTTTGCCGAAGCCGTGGAAGCCATCGACCCGCGGCCCGTGGAAGGCGTGCGCGCCACCGGCGCCTCGCCGCTCGACGAGATCGTCTATGGCGTGCTGCCGCAAGTCTTGCCGCTGTGGATCTCGTTCGCGCTCTATCGTTTCGAGTCGAACGTGCGCTCGGCGATGGTGGTGGGCATGGTGGGCGCGGGCGGGATCGGCGTGGTGCTGTACGAAGAGATCCGCTCGTTCGACTATCAGCAAACCTGCGCGGTGCTCATCATGGTGATCGTCGTGGTCACGGCTATCGACCTCGTCTCCGCGAGACTGCGTGCACGCGTGATCTAA
- the phnD gene encoding phosphonate ABC transporter substrate-binding protein — MKLLRSMLSWCAAGAVAFAALGTSAAHAEDINFGIISTDTSAVLKQRWQPFIDDMNRQTGLSVKAFFATDYAGIIEAMRFNKVQIGYFGNASAMEAVDRSNGEVFAKVLYANGDAGYKSVLITNVNSPVKTLDDVFKHPKDLTLGWGDPNSTSGTLIPGYYLFAQHGMSVNASTFKTVLPSSHEANLLAVVNNKVDIATNNTIELATLKQKHPDKFAQVRVLWTSPLIPSDPLVWRKDLPAATKQKLLDFFTHYAKTDPKEKAVMANITGYAGFAASSDAQLLPIRQVALFQQKEKIAADTHLSDDDRKSQIAAIDAKIGALGAPAKP, encoded by the coding sequence ATGAAACTGCTTCGTTCCATGCTTTCCTGGTGCGCCGCCGGCGCCGTCGCGTTCGCAGCGCTCGGCACCTCGGCCGCGCACGCGGAAGACATCAACTTCGGCATCATTTCGACGGATACGTCGGCGGTGCTCAAACAACGCTGGCAACCGTTCATCGACGATATGAACCGCCAGACCGGCCTGAGCGTGAAGGCATTCTTCGCCACCGACTATGCCGGCATTATCGAAGCGATGCGCTTCAACAAGGTGCAGATCGGCTATTTCGGCAATGCCTCGGCCATGGAAGCCGTGGACCGCTCGAACGGCGAAGTGTTCGCGAAGGTGCTCTACGCGAACGGCGACGCGGGCTACAAGTCGGTGCTCATCACCAACGTCAACAGCCCGGTGAAAACGCTCGACGACGTGTTCAAGCATCCCAAGGATCTCACGCTCGGCTGGGGCGATCCGAACTCGACCTCTGGCACGCTGATTCCGGGCTACTACCTGTTCGCGCAACACGGTATGTCGGTGAACGCTTCCACGTTCAAGACCGTGCTGCCGTCGAGCCACGAAGCGAATCTGCTCGCCGTGGTCAACAACAAGGTCGATATCGCGACCAACAACACCATCGAGCTTGCCACGCTCAAGCAGAAGCATCCGGACAAGTTCGCGCAGGTGCGCGTGCTCTGGACCTCGCCGTTGATTCCGTCCGATCCGCTCGTGTGGCGCAAGGATCTGCCTGCTGCGACGAAGCAGAAGCTGCTCGACTTCTTCACGCACTACGCGAAGACCGACCCGAAGGAAAAAGCGGTGATGGCGAACATCACGGGTTACGCGGGCTTCGCCGCGTCCAGCGACGCACAGTTGCTGCCGATCCGTCAGGTCGCACTGTTCCAGCAAAAAGAAAAGATCGCCGCGGACACGCATCTCTCCGACGACGACCGCAAGAGCCAGATCGCGGCCATCGACGCGAAGATCGGTGCGCTCGGCGCGCCCGCGAAACCGTAA
- the phnC gene encoding phosphonate ABC transporter ATP-binding protein encodes MNAVMDAIRIERLSKSFDGGRKALDEINLRVGTGEMVALIGASGSGKSTLLRHIAGFTPSDPQPSRIEILGRPIQQDGRIVREVRRIRRDIGFVFQQFNLVHRLTVETNVLIGALSRMPLWRRLIGRFPQAERELAVAALGEVGIAHKAAMRAANLSGGQQQRAALARALVQRARLILADEPIASLDPESSRRVMDMLRMLNREHGMTVVVSLHQVDIAMQYCPRTVALRDGRVVYDGASAALTPTLLQQLYGSTARELLEPNAKAASSQRFGAQPRAA; translated from the coding sequence ATGAACGCTGTCATGGACGCCATTCGCATCGAACGTTTGTCGAAGAGTTTCGACGGCGGACGCAAGGCACTCGACGAAATCAACCTGCGTGTCGGCACCGGCGAGATGGTCGCGCTGATCGGCGCGTCGGGCTCGGGCAAGTCGACGCTGCTGCGTCATATCGCGGGCTTCACGCCTTCCGACCCGCAGCCTTCGCGCATCGAGATTCTCGGCCGCCCGATCCAGCAGGACGGCCGTATCGTGCGCGAAGTGCGGCGCATTCGCCGCGACATCGGCTTCGTGTTTCAGCAGTTCAATCTCGTGCATCGGCTCACGGTGGAAACCAATGTGCTGATTGGCGCACTCTCGCGCATGCCGTTGTGGCGCCGCTTGATTGGCCGCTTTCCGCAGGCGGAGCGCGAACTCGCGGTGGCCGCGCTCGGCGAAGTGGGCATCGCCCATAAAGCCGCGATGCGCGCCGCGAATCTCTCGGGCGGCCAGCAGCAGCGCGCCGCGCTGGCGCGTGCGCTCGTGCAGCGCGCGCGCCTGATTCTCGCCGACGAACCGATCGCGTCGCTCGACCCCGAGTCGTCGCGCCGCGTGATGGACATGCTGCGCATGCTCAATCGCGAGCACGGCATGACGGTCGTGGTGTCGCTGCATCAAGTGGATATCGCCATGCAGTATTGCCCGCGCACGGTCGCGCTGCGCGACGGGCGCGTGGTGTACGACGGCGCCTCCGCCGCGCTCACGCCCACGCTCCTGCAACAGCTTTACGGCAGCACCGCGCGCGAACTGCTCGAACCCAACGCGAAGGCTGCCTCGTCGCAACGGTTCGGCGCCCAGCCGCGCGCAGCCTGA
- a CDS encoding M14 family zinc carboxypeptidase: MRQALSFLPDSFAEYEDLKSILDAGARWFDIRSAGEVEVRGRAFSLYVAAIGSRDPAAPAIGFFGGIHGLERIGSQLVLDYMRALVGRLAWDEMLMRQLESVRIVLAPILNPGGMWLATRANPNGVDLMRNAPQDADERVPFLAGGQRVGSWLPWYRGQRGAAMEVEANALLDIVAEELAPRPLSFALDCHSGYGWSDSIWFPYARTRRLMRHLPEMYVLKTMFERAHPHHGYTFEPQSHQYLLHGDLWDCAYDRAPPGHIFLPLTLELGSWLWIKKNPRQLFSRQGMFNPVMQHRTARVLRRHANLFEFLTRAAYSAPRWLPEGVTRDQVLQSAIGHWYRSAGA; this comes from the coding sequence ATGCGCCAGGCACTGAGCTTCCTGCCCGACAGCTTTGCCGAATACGAGGACCTCAAGTCGATCCTCGACGCCGGCGCGCGCTGGTTCGACATCCGCAGCGCGGGCGAAGTCGAAGTGCGCGGGCGCGCGTTCTCGCTCTACGTGGCGGCGATCGGTTCGCGCGATCCGGCCGCGCCGGCAATCGGTTTCTTCGGCGGCATACACGGGCTCGAACGTATCGGCTCGCAACTCGTGCTCGATTACATGCGCGCGCTCGTGGGCCGGCTCGCGTGGGACGAAATGCTGATGCGTCAGCTCGAAAGCGTGCGTATCGTGCTCGCGCCCATTCTCAATCCCGGCGGCATGTGGCTGGCCACGCGCGCGAATCCGAACGGCGTGGACCTCATGCGCAACGCGCCGCAAGACGCCGACGAACGCGTGCCATTTCTCGCGGGCGGCCAGCGCGTGGGATCGTGGTTGCCGTGGTATCGCGGACAACGCGGCGCGGCCATGGAAGTGGAAGCGAATGCGCTGCTCGATATCGTCGCCGAAGAACTCGCGCCGCGCCCGCTTTCGTTCGCGCTCGACTGTCACTCGGGTTACGGCTGGAGCGACAGCATCTGGTTTCCGTATGCGCGCACGCGGCGCCTGATGCGTCACCTGCCGGAAATGTACGTGCTCAAGACAATGTTCGAGCGCGCGCATCCGCATCACGGCTATACGTTCGAGCCGCAGAGTCATCAATATTTGTTGCACGGCGATCTGTGGGATTGCGCGTACGATCGCGCGCCGCCGGGTCATATCTTTTTGCCGCTCACGCTCGAACTCGGTTCGTGGTTGTGGATCAAGAAGAACCCGCGTCAACTGTTTTCACGCCAGGGCATGTTCAATCCGGTGATGCAGCATCGCACCGCGCGCGTGCTGCGCCGTCACGCGAACCTGTTCGAATTCCTCACGCGCGCCGCGTACTCCGCGCCGCGCTGGCTACCCGAAGGCGTGACGCGTGACCAGGTGCTGCAAAGCGCGATCGGGCATTGGTATCGCAGCGCAGGCGCGTGA
- a CDS encoding alpha/beta fold hydrolase has product MNETRDHTSSPWILLRGLTRESRHWGAFAALLAARDGVVPIDLPGNGTQAHSPSPLNVEDYVDAIRAEALRQNVRAPYRVLAMSLGGMVATAWALRYPHDIARLVLVNTSLRPYSRAPERLRPSAWRALLRVARHWPARDGDDLAETLIHGLTCARRDTLAADLDAWREIRASAPVSRANALRQLAAAARYAARGVPACDVLIVSSKSDRLVNPVCSARLARAWNASHVEHPWAGHDLPHDDPQWLAAALGVDADTTRRA; this is encoded by the coding sequence ATGAACGAGACGCGCGACCACACATCATCGCCATGGATCCTGTTGCGCGGCTTGACGCGCGAATCGCGTCACTGGGGCGCATTCGCCGCGTTGCTGGCGGCGCGCGATGGTGTGGTGCCGATCGATTTGCCGGGCAACGGCACGCAGGCGCACTCGCCTTCGCCGCTAAACGTGGAGGATTACGTCGATGCGATCCGTGCCGAAGCGCTGCGTCAAAACGTGCGCGCGCCGTATCGCGTGCTCGCGATGTCGTTGGGCGGCATGGTGGCCACGGCGTGGGCGTTGCGCTATCCGCACGACATCGCGCGACTCGTGCTGGTGAATACGAGCCTGCGCCCGTATAGCCGTGCGCCGGAGCGCTTGCGGCCTTCGGCATGGCGCGCGTTGTTGCGCGTCGCGCGGCATTGGCCGGCGCGAGACGGCGACGACCTTGCCGAAACGCTGATCCACGGCCTTACCTGCGCGCGCCGCGACACGCTCGCCGCCGACCTCGACGCGTGGCGCGAGATACGCGCGAGCGCGCCCGTGAGCCGCGCGAACGCGTTGCGCCAGTTGGCGGCGGCCGCGCGTTACGCCGCGCGCGGCGTGCCGGCATGCGACGTGCTGATCGTCTCGTCGAAATCGGACCGGCTCGTGAATCCGGTCTGTTCGGCACGGCTCGCGCGCGCCTGGAACGCGTCGCACGTCGAGCATCCATGGGCGGGGCACGACCTGCCGCACGACGACCCGCAGTGGCTCGCGGCGGCGCTCGGCGTGGATGCCGATACGACCCGCCGCGCCTGA
- the selD gene encoding selenide, water dikinase SelD — translation MNDIPAIGAAVPRLTSLSHGGGCGCKIAPGVLSTLLARATPLTAAFPNLLVGTETADDAAVYKLNDEQAIVATTDFFMPIVDDPYDFGRIAATNALSDVYAMGGKPILALALVGMPINVLPHDVIAQVLRGGEDVCAAAGIPVAGGHSIDSVEPIYGLAAIGIVHPERVKRNASARAGDVLVLGKPLGVGVLSAALKKELLGDAGYQAMVAAATLLNTPGAALGELPGVHAMTDVTGFGLLGHTLEIARGANLTARVRYADLPWLPGVQKFVDEGVYTGASGRNWTSYGEAVQLAPTLPESARTLLTDPQTSGGLLVACAPESVNDVLAIFRTEGFAEARVIGELAEGAARVDVL, via the coding sequence ATGAACGACATTCCCGCCATTGGCGCGGCCGTTCCGCGTCTCACGAGCCTTTCGCACGGGGGCGGTTGCGGCTGCAAGATCGCGCCGGGCGTGCTCTCCACGCTGCTCGCGCGCGCCACGCCGCTGACCGCCGCGTTCCCGAACCTGCTGGTCGGTACCGAAACCGCCGACGACGCCGCGGTCTACAAGCTCAACGACGAGCAGGCGATCGTCGCGACCACCGACTTCTTCATGCCGATCGTCGACGACCCGTACGACTTTGGCCGTATCGCCGCGACCAACGCGCTCTCCGACGTCTACGCCATGGGCGGCAAGCCGATTCTCGCGCTCGCGCTCGTGGGCATGCCCATCAACGTATTGCCGCACGACGTGATCGCGCAGGTGTTGCGCGGCGGCGAGGACGTGTGCGCGGCGGCGGGCATTCCGGTCGCGGGCGGCCATTCGATCGATTCGGTCGAACCGATCTACGGGCTCGCGGCCATCGGCATCGTGCATCCCGAGCGCGTGAAGCGCAATGCCTCCGCGCGTGCGGGCGACGTGCTCGTGCTCGGCAAGCCGCTTGGTGTGGGCGTGCTCTCGGCGGCGCTCAAGAAAGAGCTACTCGGCGACGCGGGTTACCAGGCGATGGTTGCGGCCGCAACCTTGCTCAACACGCCGGGCGCGGCGCTCGGCGAACTGCCCGGCGTGCACGCGATGACCGACGTCACCGGTTTCGGCCTGCTCGGCCACACGCTCGAAATCGCGCGCGGCGCGAATCTCACCGCACGGGTGCGTTACGCCGATCTGCCGTGGCTGCCGGGCGTGCAGAAGTTCGTGGACGAAGGCGTGTACACAGGCGCCTCGGGCCGCAACTGGACCTCGTATGGCGAGGCCGTCCAGCTCGCGCCCACGCTGCCAGAAAGCGCGCGCACCTTGCTCACCGACCCGCAAACCTCGGGCGGTCTGCTCGTGGCGTGCGCGCCCGAAAGCGTGAACGACGTGCTGGCGATCTTCCGCACCGAAGGCTTCGCTGAGGCACGTGTGATTGGCGAGCTGGCCGAAGGCGCCGCGCGCGTCGACGTGCTATGA
- a CDS encoding cation diffusion facilitator family transporter: MSAESPKAIFYALAANLGIAIIKFAAAAFTGSGSMFAEAIHSTADCGNQLLLLLGLRQSREPPTPLHPMGTGRAINFYSLLVALLLFFVGGAFSVYEGIHRLIAREPLQYVYIALGVLGISVVLEALSLYGAMREIRAGTPNKSLWRWFRETRDSDLLVVAGEDIAALAGLAIAFVAVLLTVITGNPVWDACGSIAIGILLMLIALLVAREVKSMIVGESASPEMRREIDAFLRARPEIRSIISLITLQWGKEVMVAVQCEMIDYDHSRTMVEAINVIEADLQAHFPVVRWVFFEPDFVNR; encoded by the coding sequence ATGAGCGCGGAGTCGCCGAAAGCCATTTTCTACGCGCTCGCCGCGAACCTGGGCATCGCGATCATCAAGTTCGCGGCGGCCGCGTTCACGGGCTCGGGGTCGATGTTCGCCGAGGCCATTCACTCCACGGCCGACTGCGGCAATCAGCTGTTGCTGCTGCTCGGCTTGCGTCAGTCCCGCGAACCGCCCACGCCGCTGCACCCAATGGGCACGGGACGCGCGATCAACTTCTACTCGCTGCTGGTGGCGCTGCTGCTGTTTTTCGTGGGCGGCGCGTTCTCGGTGTACGAGGGCATTCACCGGCTGATCGCGCGCGAGCCGCTGCAATACGTTTATATCGCGTTGGGCGTGCTCGGCATTTCGGTCGTGCTCGAAGCGCTCTCTTTGTACGGCGCGATGCGCGAGATTCGTGCGGGGACGCCGAACAAATCGCTGTGGCGCTGGTTTCGCGAAACGCGCGACTCCGACCTGCTCGTTGTGGCGGGCGAAGACATCGCGGCGCTCGCCGGTTTGGCCATTGCGTTCGTTGCCGTGCTGCTCACCGTGATCACGGGCAATCCCGTGTGGGACGCGTGCGGTTCGATCGCCATCGGCATCTTGCTGATGCTGATCGCGCTGCTGGTTGCGCGCGAAGTGAAGTCGATGATCGTGGGCGAATCTGCGAGCCCGGAGATGCGCCGCGAGATCGACGCTTTCCTGCGCGCGCGTCCCGAGATTCGCAGCATCATCAGCCTGATCACGCTGCAATGGGGCAAGGAAGTGATGGTGGCGGTGCAGTGCGAGATGATCGATTACGACCATAGCCGCACGATGGTCGAAGCGATCAACGTGATCGAAGCCGATTTGCAGGCCCACTTTCCCGTGGTGCGCTGGGTGTTCTTCGAGCCGGACTTCGTGAATCGATAA
- a CDS encoding DUF4148 domain-containing protein — protein MKRTLATAIGATLVLSLAASASAFAQSTDNGAPKTRAEVKAELVAAYRDGTLPSLNKTSYPEQSLIGRTQAQRIARQERHAQATSVARAGD, from the coding sequence ATGAAACGCACTCTCGCAACCGCCATTGGCGCCACGCTGGTCCTCTCGCTCGCCGCCAGCGCATCGGCATTCGCGCAATCCACCGACAACGGCGCACCGAAAACGCGCGCTGAAGTGAAGGCCGAACTCGTCGCCGCATACCGCGACGGCACGCTGCCTTCGCTCAACAAGACGAGCTACCCCGAGCAAAGCCTGATTGGCCGCACGCAGGCGCAACGCATCGCGCGGCAAGAGCGGCATGCGCAGGCCACGAGCGTGGCGCGCGCCGGCGACTGA